One window from the genome of Streptomyces sp. NBC_01476 encodes:
- a CDS encoding LamG-like jellyroll fold domain-containing protein, with product MTRPRTAVVAALALLTSAAIAVPAFAVPQQPPDGTLANYSSGQSAPVTADTPADPSVPRLPDGYGPSGAQQQAMSAAAAKTATTGTPTVVDALTTPEQQVTAVPGGGFQLSANPEPVRTEQKGAWVPVDTALSQSGDGSWSPKATAYGSVSFSGGGNTALVTSRYDGVTVTLDWPQALPEPRIDGSTATYPSVLPSVDLVVAATDSGGFSDTLVVKSASAAENPALAKLRLATKVTGGTLHEADNGLAVTDRAGRELLTAATPLMWDSNKKLTTTSSAAKSAAGTGSGSVAADPSDAGHPGLAAHVAGVGTRTSASVLSLAPDKRLLTAASTVFPVFIDPTFNWHSTTGGTPAFDEVKQGCPNVSFYGDTSGLADSGNLGVGYNGWQDGDCHTGDEHAIYQWKLPTVLYGAHINTATVKASEIYTAACSGTYPVNLHWSGGIGSGTDWSNRPKFNSYSTSLDFGRSYNPQLCPSSPVVSKGFNVLTPLKADASAHSSSFTATLSEDSMESSHNDIGFSRFSHNPTLDIDYNTKPSVPSAATMAAVSGSDDAACDTTAPYPYMGKTLASTPPILQAKVSDKDGDKLRATFQYWVDGTTTRATGLSNDNLSNNTYAKYQLPASFISSLTNGKTVDWQAEVTDGEDSTTFAQSPTCHFTAEPTAPDAPTVTSQGNLYPNTDQDGVAGAPAGTLGHFSIATSGGTSATKFVWSVDIPPATSNPPAAQTVTASANAATIPVTPYSPGPHTLWVYAVDAAGDDSGTTGYPFLATGDAATTCASLAACADNTGISSDTNTAQADMDGSGDSLSATDLANAGWTSGGKVTVDGATFTLPAFGSGQKDNVLAANQTVTYGGSGNALEILATASYASLATPGAIADDETAPYVPEGKTVAGSYCFTGTDPQGPCAAAGSVNYTDGTSRVYYLTVPNWWDVGGSLAAVSLPHRNDSTGTHASPHGLFAFSVPTDPTRTIASVTLPDVGNHVGYDTESLHIFGMATRNTTAGTPESNGTTAAAPSGQSWTGAWANPNEGQYNFQGANFSNQTFRIALKPSLSGGTVRVKLDNALGTSKLSIGHATIAVDSGSGAPSPIPASAPASLKFGGAQTVAIPEGGSVFSDPLPFTVTADQYLLVSYQLSNSVPYLVQHSFANTAYEYLTAAGAGDKTTDTTGTPFAQQWNGWYTDLVTNLDVASAGTPTQAVLGDGLIDAFQPNTHPVTSGSRVSDALAETEPTSPHPYGTIAEGIESNDLMTDNPQTYNGNAVGGPAVLSRIDRDLLDQPGISNVIITEGLEDLLQGNTGDELESNGYTALVQQLQGWGIATTLTSLTPCDGYAGDGATPNDPCTATVDTNRTSVNDWLSSMPLGTPWDTVPAPVYYADFDTALAVPDTANSEEKISAAADTGDHVNLTNAGYAAETTSILSPHDTWNFDDGDGFPVANDTAPNDTPSTVTDPTVGQNPLTLSGTTTWTADPTRGETLAFDGTTGEATSGGPVLDTTGSYSVSAWVKLSSLPTTNATIAGQDGTENSPFYLQYNYTATGAPGWAFSLAKADTPSPGFWTAAAPGATTGWTHLVGTYNATTHTARLFVNGTLASTVTGATSWNATGPFTAGDAQYNGTDTSNHLPGDVSDLQTWDYTLNADQVTALHDQIP from the coding sequence ATGACGCGACCCAGAACGGCCGTTGTGGCCGCGCTCGCCCTGCTGACCTCCGCGGCGATAGCCGTACCGGCCTTCGCCGTACCGCAGCAGCCGCCCGACGGCACCCTGGCCAACTACAGCTCCGGTCAGTCCGCGCCAGTCACCGCTGACACGCCGGCCGACCCCAGCGTCCCGCGGCTGCCGGACGGTTACGGTCCCAGCGGCGCGCAGCAGCAGGCCATGTCGGCCGCCGCGGCGAAGACCGCCACGACCGGCACGCCCACGGTCGTCGACGCACTCACCACACCGGAACAGCAGGTGACCGCGGTTCCCGGTGGCGGGTTCCAGCTCTCCGCCAACCCCGAGCCGGTACGCACCGAGCAGAAGGGCGCCTGGGTCCCGGTCGACACGGCCTTGAGCCAGTCCGGAGACGGCAGTTGGTCCCCCAAGGCCACCGCCTACGGCTCGGTCTCCTTCTCCGGGGGCGGCAACACCGCGTTGGTGACCAGCCGTTACGACGGGGTCACCGTCACCCTGGACTGGCCGCAGGCGCTGCCGGAGCCCCGGATCGACGGATCCACCGCGACGTACCCCTCCGTACTGCCCTCCGTCGACCTGGTGGTGGCCGCCACGGACAGCGGCGGCTTCAGCGACACCCTTGTCGTCAAGTCCGCGTCGGCAGCGGAGAATCCGGCCCTAGCCAAGCTGCGGCTGGCCACGAAGGTGACCGGGGGGACCCTGCACGAGGCGGACAACGGACTGGCGGTCACCGACCGCGCGGGCCGTGAACTCCTCACCGCCGCAACCCCGTTGATGTGGGACTCCAACAAGAAGCTGACCACGACGAGTTCAGCCGCCAAGAGCGCCGCGGGTACCGGCTCGGGCTCAGTCGCCGCCGACCCCTCGGACGCCGGCCACCCGGGACTCGCCGCCCACGTCGCCGGCGTAGGCACCCGTACGTCCGCGTCGGTCCTTTCCCTCGCGCCGGACAAGCGCCTGCTCACCGCCGCCTCCACGGTCTTCCCGGTCTTCATCGACCCGACGTTCAACTGGCACTCGACCACCGGGGGAACGCCCGCCTTCGACGAGGTCAAGCAGGGCTGCCCCAACGTGTCCTTCTACGGCGACACGTCGGGCCTGGCGGACAGCGGCAACCTGGGCGTCGGCTACAACGGCTGGCAGGACGGCGACTGCCACACCGGCGACGAACACGCCATCTACCAGTGGAAGCTCCCGACCGTCCTCTACGGCGCGCACATCAACACCGCGACGGTGAAGGCGTCCGAGATCTACACCGCCGCCTGCTCCGGCACCTACCCGGTGAACCTGCACTGGTCGGGCGGCATCGGCTCGGGTACCGACTGGAGCAACCGGCCCAAATTCAACAGCTACTCCACCTCCTTGGACTTCGGCCGCTCCTACAACCCCCAGCTCTGCCCCTCCAGCCCGGTGGTGTCGAAGGGCTTCAACGTCCTCACGCCGCTGAAGGCCGACGCCTCGGCGCACTCCTCCAGCTTCACCGCCACGCTCAGCGAGGACAGCATGGAGTCCTCCCACAACGACATCGGCTTCTCCCGCTTCTCGCACAACCCCACGCTGGACATCGACTACAACACCAAGCCGTCGGTGCCCTCCGCCGCGACCATGGCGGCCGTCTCCGGCTCCGACGACGCGGCCTGCGACACCACCGCGCCCTACCCGTACATGGGCAAGACGCTGGCCAGCACCCCGCCGATCCTCCAGGCCAAGGTCTCCGACAAGGACGGTGACAAGCTCCGCGCCACCTTCCAGTACTGGGTCGACGGCACGACGACCAGGGCGACGGGCCTGAGCAACGACAACCTCAGCAACAACACCTACGCCAAGTACCAGTTGCCCGCGAGCTTCATCAGCTCGCTCACCAACGGCAAGACCGTCGACTGGCAGGCCGAAGTCACCGACGGCGAGGACTCCACCACCTTCGCCCAGTCCCCCACCTGCCACTTCACCGCCGAACCGACCGCTCCGGACGCGCCCACGGTCACCTCGCAAGGCAATCTGTATCCCAATACCGACCAGGACGGCGTCGCAGGCGCCCCGGCCGGCACGCTCGGACACTTCAGCATCGCGACCTCGGGCGGCACCAGCGCCACCAAGTTCGTCTGGTCGGTGGACATCCCGCCGGCCACCAGCAACCCCCCGGCCGCCCAGACGGTGACCGCCAGCGCGAACGCGGCGACGATCCCCGTCACCCCCTACTCGCCCGGCCCGCACACCTTGTGGGTCTACGCGGTGGACGCCGCCGGTGACGACTCGGGCACCACCGGATACCCGTTCCTGGCCACGGGTGACGCCGCCACCACCTGCGCCAGCCTGGCGGCATGTGCCGACAACACCGGCATCAGCTCCGACACCAACACCGCACAGGCCGACATGGACGGCAGCGGCGACAGCCTGTCGGCAACCGACCTGGCGAACGCCGGCTGGACCAGCGGCGGCAAAGTCACCGTCGACGGCGCCACCTTCACCCTGCCCGCCTTCGGGTCAGGACAGAAGGACAACGTGCTCGCCGCCAACCAGACGGTGACCTACGGCGGTTCGGGCAACGCGCTGGAGATCCTCGCGACCGCCAGCTACGCATCCCTCGCCACCCCGGGCGCCATCGCCGACGACGAGACCGCTCCATACGTGCCGGAGGGCAAGACCGTTGCCGGCTCCTACTGCTTCACCGGCACCGACCCCCAAGGGCCCTGCGCCGCGGCGGGGTCGGTGAACTACACCGACGGCACCTCGCGGGTCTACTACCTGACCGTCCCCAACTGGTGGGACGTGGGCGGCTCGCTGGCCGCTGTCTCCCTGCCGCACCGCAACGACTCCACCGGCACCCACGCCAGCCCGCACGGCCTGTTCGCCTTCTCCGTCCCCACCGACCCGACCAGGACGATCGCCTCGGTCACCCTGCCGGACGTGGGCAACCACGTCGGCTACGACACCGAGTCGCTGCACATCTTCGGCATGGCCACGCGCAACACCACCGCGGGCACCCCGGAGTCGAACGGCACCACCGCCGCCGCCCCGAGCGGCCAGTCCTGGACCGGCGCGTGGGCCAACCCCAACGAGGGCCAGTACAACTTCCAGGGCGCGAACTTCTCCAACCAGACGTTCCGCATCGCCCTCAAGCCGTCGCTGTCCGGCGGCACCGTACGGGTCAAGCTCGACAACGCGCTCGGCACCAGCAAGCTCTCCATCGGCCACGCCACCATCGCCGTCGACTCGGGATCGGGCGCACCCTCGCCGATACCGGCATCGGCGCCGGCCTCGCTGAAGTTCGGCGGCGCGCAGACCGTCGCCATCCCGGAGGGCGGCTCGGTCTTCAGCGATCCGCTGCCCTTCACCGTCACCGCCGACCAGTACCTGCTGGTTTCCTACCAGTTGTCGAACTCGGTGCCCTACCTCGTCCAGCACTCGTTCGCCAACACCGCGTACGAGTACCTGACCGCGGCCGGCGCGGGAGACAAGACCACCGACACCACCGGCACCCCGTTCGCGCAGCAGTGGAACGGCTGGTACACCGACCTGGTCACCAACCTCGACGTGGCCTCGGCCGGCACCCCGACCCAGGCCGTACTCGGCGACGGCCTCATCGACGCCTTCCAGCCCAACACCCACCCCGTCACCAGCGGCAGCCGCGTCTCGGACGCGCTGGCCGAGACCGAGCCCACCTCGCCGCACCCGTACGGGACCATCGCCGAGGGCATCGAGTCCAACGACCTGATGACCGACAACCCGCAGACGTACAACGGAAACGCCGTCGGCGGCCCCGCGGTCCTGTCCCGGATCGACCGGGACCTGCTCGACCAGCCCGGCATCAGCAACGTCATCATCACCGAGGGGCTCGAAGACCTCCTGCAGGGCAACACCGGCGACGAACTCGAATCCAACGGCTACACCGCCCTCGTCCAGCAGCTCCAGGGCTGGGGGATCGCCACCACACTCACCTCGCTCACGCCCTGCGACGGATACGCCGGGGACGGCGCCACACCCAACGACCCCTGCACCGCCACCGTCGACACCAACCGCACCTCCGTCAACGACTGGCTGAGCAGCATGCCGCTGGGAACGCCCTGGGACACCGTGCCCGCGCCCGTGTACTACGCGGACTTCGACACCGCACTCGCCGTTCCGGACACGGCCAACAGCGAGGAGAAGATCTCGGCCGCCGCGGACACCGGTGACCACGTGAACCTCACCAACGCCGGCTACGCCGCCGAGACCACGTCCATCCTCTCCCCGCACGACACCTGGAACTTCGACGACGGCGACGGCTTCCCGGTGGCCAACGACACCGCGCCCAACGACACGCCCTCCACCGTCACCGATCCGACCGTCGGCCAGAACCCGCTCACCCTGAGCGGCACCACCACCTGGACCGCCGACCCGACCCGGGGCGAGACGCTCGCCTTCGACGGAACCACCGGGGAGGCCACCAGCGGCGGGCCCGTACTGGACACCACCGGCAGCTACTCGGTGTCCGCCTGGGTCAAGCTCAGCTCACTGCCCACCACCAACGCCACGATCGCCGGCCAGGACGGCACCGAGAACAGCCCCTTCTACCTCCAGTACAACTACACAGCCACCGGCGCCCCCGGCTGGGCGTTCAGCCTCGCCAAGGCCGACACCCCGAGCCCCGGCTTCTGGACAGCCGCCGCCCCCGGCGCCACCACCGGCTGGACCCACCTCGTCGGCACCTACAACGCCACCACCCACACCGCCCGCCTCTTCGTCAACGGCACCCTCGCCTCCACCGTCACCGGCGCCACCTCCTGGAACGCCACCGGCCCCTTCACCGCCGGCGACGCCCAGTACAACGGCACCGACACCAGCAACCACCTCCCGGGCGACGTCAGCGACCTCCAGACCTGGGACTACACCCTCAACGCGGACCAGGTGACCGCCCTCCACGACCAGATCCCGTAG